GACACGTCGAGCGCCGACACCGGCTCGTCCGCGACGACCAGCTTCGGCTTCAGGGCGAGCGCGCGGGCGATGCCGATGCGCTGGCGCTGGCCGCCGGAGAACTCGTGCGGGTAGCGGTTGTAGTGCTCGGGGCTGAGACCGACCAGCGACAGCAGCCGCTGGACCTCCTTCTTGACCCCGCCCTCGGGCTCCACGCCCTGGAGCCGGAAGGGCGCCGAGACGATCGAGCCGATGGTGTGGCGGGGGTTCAGGGAGCCGTACGGGTCCTGGAAGATCATCTGGATGTCGCGGCGCAGCGGGCGCATCCGGCCGCTCGACAGCCGTGTGATGTCCTGGCCCTCGAACGTGATCCTCCCGCCGGTCGGGTCCTGGAGGCGGGTGATGACCCGGCCCATGGTCGACTTGCCGCAGCCCGACTCGCCCACCACGCCCAGGGTCTCGCCCTTGCGCACCTCGAAGTCGATGCCGTCGACGGCCTTCACGGCGCCGACCTGGCGCTGCAGGATGCCCTTCTTGATCGGGAAGTGCTTGGTCAGTCCCTCGACCCTGAGCAGCACCTCGCGGTCCGCGGAACCGTCCCCGGGAGCGGACGCCTGCTGCGGGACCACGGCCCCGTCCGTCTTCTTGGTCTCACTCACAGCTTCGGCGCAATCTCTTCGGTCCAGATCCGCTCACGGTCCTCGGCCGGGAGGTGGCAGGCGGACCAGTGCCCGGTGCCCACCAGTTCCAGCTCGGGGCGCACCGTGCGGGTGACGTTCCCCTTGGGGATGTCCGCGTACGGGCAGCGCGGGTGGAAGGCGCAGCCCGAGGGGACGTTGATGAGGCTCGGCGGCGAGCCCTTGACCGGGATGAGCCGTTCGGAGGTCTCGCGGTCGATGCGGGGCATCGAGCCGAGCAGGCCCCAGGTGTAGGGGTGCTGCGGCCGTTCGAAGACCTCGTCGGCCGGGCCGCGCTCCACGCACCGGCCGCCGTACATCACCAGGACGTCGTCGGCGATCTCGGCGACCACGCCGAGGTCGTGGGTGATCATGACCACCGCGGAGCCGAACTCCTTCTGCAGGTCCCGGATCAGGTCGAGGATCTGCGCCTGCACGGTCACGTCGAGGGCGGTGGTCGGCTCGTCCGCGATGAGCAGCTCGGGGTTGTTCACCAGCGCCATCGCGATCATGGCGCGCTGGCGCATGCCCCCGGAGAACTCGTGCGGGTAGCCGTCGACGCGCTTGGCGGGCTCGGGGATGCCGACCCGGTCGAGCATCTCCACGGCCCGCTTGCGGGCGACCTTCCTGCTGACGTCGTGGTGCACCCGGTACGCCTCGACGATCTGGTCGCCGATCTTGTAGTACGGGTGCATCGCGGACAGCGGGTCCTGGAAGATCATCGCCATTTCCCGGCCGCGGAGCTTGCGCACCTCGTCCGGGGCCGCGGAGACCAGCTCCTTGCCGTCCAGCCAGATCTCGCCGGACATCTGCACGTTCTTGCCGCGCGCCCCGAGCCGGTGCAGGCCCATGATCGCCAGCGAGGTGACGGACTTGCCGGAGCCGGACTCGCCGACGATGGCGAGGGTCCTGCCCTTCTCCAGCGAGAAGCTGAGCCCGTCGACGGACTTGACCAGGCCGTCGTCGGTCGGGAAGTGCACCTTGAGGTCGCGGACCTCCAGGAAGGCTTCGGGCGCCCGGCGGGCGGGGGCGGGCTCCCCCGCCGTGGCGCCGGTCTTGGAGAGTTCGGTCACGAGAGCCTCACC
This is a stretch of genomic DNA from Streptomyces sp. TG1A-8. It encodes these proteins:
- a CDS encoding ABC transporter ATP-binding protein; protein product: MTELSKTGATAGEPAPARRAPEAFLEVRDLKVHFPTDDGLVKSVDGLSFSLEKGRTLAIVGESGSGKSVTSLAIMGLHRLGARGKNVQMSGEIWLDGKELVSAAPDEVRKLRGREMAMIFQDPLSAMHPYYKIGDQIVEAYRVHHDVSRKVARKRAVEMLDRVGIPEPAKRVDGYPHEFSGGMRQRAMIAMALVNNPELLIADEPTTALDVTVQAQILDLIRDLQKEFGSAVVMITHDLGVVAEIADDVLVMYGGRCVERGPADEVFERPQHPYTWGLLGSMPRIDRETSERLIPVKGSPPSLINVPSGCAFHPRCPYADIPKGNVTRTVRPELELVGTGHWSACHLPAEDRERIWTEEIAPKL